Proteins encoded together in one Mus pahari chromosome 9, PAHARI_EIJ_v1.1, whole genome shotgun sequence window:
- the Tfam gene encoding transcription factor A, mitochondrial isoform X2, with protein sequence MALFRGMWSVLRALGRTGVEMCAGCGGRIPSSISLVCIPKCFSSLGGYPKKPMSSYLRFSTEQLPKFKAKHPDAKLSELVRKIAALWRELPEAEKKVYEADFKAEWKAYKEAVSKYKEQLTPGQLIGIEKEARQKRLKKKALVKRRELVLLGKPKRPRSAYNIYVSESFQEAKDDSAQGKFKLVNEAWKNLSPEEKQVGIYSAC encoded by the exons ATGGCGCTGTTCCGGGGAATGTGGAGCGTGCTAAGAGCACTGGGGCGCACGGGGGTCGAGATGTGCGCGGGCTGCGGAGGTCGCATCCCCTCGTCTATCAG ccttgtctgtATTCCGAAGTGTTTTTCCAGCTTGGGTGGTTATCCAAAGAAACCTATGAGTTCATACCTCCGATTTTCCACAGAACAGCTACCCAAATTTAAAGCTAAACACCCAG ATGCAAAACTTTCAGAATTGGTTAGAAAAATTGCAGCCCTGTGGAGGGAGCTACCGGAAGCAGAAAAAAAG GTTTATGAAGCAGATTTTAAAGCTGAGTGGAAAGCATACAAAGAAGCTGTGAGCAAGTATAAAGAACAGCTAACACCAGGTCAACTGATAGGTATTGAGAAAGAAGCCCGGCAGAAACGGTTGAAAAAGAAAGCACTAGTGAAAAGAAGA GAATTAGTTTTgcttggaaaaccaaaaagacCTCGTTCAGCATATAACATTTATGTGTCTGAAAGCTTCCAGGAGGCAAAGGATGATTCGGCTCAG GGAAAATTTAAGCTTGTAAATGAGGCTTGGAAAAATCTGTCTCCTGAGGAAAAGCAAGTAG GCATATATTCAGCTTGCTAA
- the Tfam gene encoding transcription factor A, mitochondrial isoform X1, producing MALFRGMWSVLRALGRTGVEMCAGCGGRIPSSISLVCIPKCFSSLGGYPKKPMSSYLRFSTEQLPKFKAKHPDAKLSELVRKIAALWRELPEAEKKVYEADFKAEWKAYKEAVSKYKEQLTPGQLIGIEKEARQKRLKKKALVKRRELVLLGKPKRPRSAYNIYVSESFQEAKDDSAQGKFKLVNEAWKNLSPEEKQAYIQLAKDDRIRYDNEMKSWEEQMAEVGRSDLIRRNVKRSGEISEH from the exons ATGGCGCTGTTCCGGGGAATGTGGAGCGTGCTAAGAGCACTGGGGCGCACGGGGGTCGAGATGTGCGCGGGCTGCGGAGGTCGCATCCCCTCGTCTATCAG ccttgtctgtATTCCGAAGTGTTTTTCCAGCTTGGGTGGTTATCCAAAGAAACCTATGAGTTCATACCTCCGATTTTCCACAGAACAGCTACCCAAATTTAAAGCTAAACACCCAG ATGCAAAACTTTCAGAATTGGTTAGAAAAATTGCAGCCCTGTGGAGGGAGCTACCGGAAGCAGAAAAAAAG GTTTATGAAGCAGATTTTAAAGCTGAGTGGAAAGCATACAAAGAAGCTGTGAGCAAGTATAAAGAACAGCTAACACCAGGTCAACTGATAGGTATTGAGAAAGAAGCCCGGCAGAAACGGTTGAAAAAGAAAGCACTAGTGAAAAGAAGA GAATTAGTTTTgcttggaaaaccaaaaagacCTCGTTCAGCATATAACATTTATGTGTCTGAAAGCTTCCAGGAGGCAAAGGATGATTCGGCTCAG GGAAAATTTAAGCTTGTAAATGAGGCTTGGAAAAATCTGTCTCCTGAGGAAAAGCAA GCATATATTCAGCTTGCTAAAGATGATAGGATTCGTTACGACAATGAAATGAAGTCTTGGGAAGAGCAGATGGCTGAAGTTGGACGAAGTGATCTCATCCGTCGCAATGTGAAACGATCAGGAGAAATCTCTGAGCATTAA